The genomic window AACGACTTTTCATCTTTCCCAAGCAGGACATAAGGATGCACTAAGTAATAGTTGCAGAAAATGTCTTCTGCACCTGAACCCTTAAAGGtgcttttaaaaaagttttcttcAGACCTAACTCTGAGGTTGCTTGAAATGTCAGCTGATGAAATTTCTAGACATTTTGTTTCAATAGTGTCAGCTTTCCTGTCATAGCAAGCACTGACTTTTCCTGTAGTTTCCTTTGAAAGTATAGTTTATTTATCAAACTGCTGGCATTTAATCTTCCAAAGGTTATAAAAGTATGAGCTGGTCTTATATGTAAATGGTGATGGAAACAGACGAAATGTCTTCTCAATGTAGAAGGAACTATGAATGTCAGTGTAGAATGCAGGTATGACAAGAATAAAGCTTGTGGTTTGTGAGAGAGCCTTTAGAAGACTCTTAAAACTCTTGCTCTGCCTAATCAAATTACATTGTACAAATTTATACTGGAATGTAAACAAAGGATTTATTTGAAGTAATTGCTTCAAGTTAGCAGGAGAAGTTGAACTCAAATCTTGAGCCTCTTGGTGCTGTGATTGATACCATTCTGCTGGATTGAGTAGTCTTGAGAACTGCTCAGGACCTGAGTGGACAAATAACTgtttaggaagcaaaatgtcAAGTCAATGTTAAGTACTGGGTTTGTGTCACCCATGGCTGTGGTTTCAAGATGTGTTAGAAAacacatctccagcacacacaaGTGCTTGAATTTATCAGCACTGCCGTGAGTGTCTTGTTTTGTGTTATGCTTCTGGTGTCAAGTAGTTCATGAATAAAACTGTGTGCTTAGGCTGATGAAATGAATTTGGGAGGTCCtggtattttttccccacttgaGAAGTAGTTATTGTTCTAAAGTATGCTTGAAGACAATTTCCTGGAGAAAATAGATTTCAGTGATCTGTTTTTTCTCTGTACTGGAAAGTGACAGACAGTTTGGAAACATTACATAGGAGTATTCTCTCCATACTTAGTAGAAGTAGAAGGCATTTGTTAGAAAGAGGAGACACTGTTtctgtattaattttttttactaCAATCAAGTTTGCAAGCTTTCCTAAGATGGATTGATTGCCAGCCAGGTAACTTCAGCATTTCTTTTGCCAGCATTAGAAAGATAAGTGCGAACAGATGGCTTTGACTCTGATGAGCTAATGATAGTAGGATTCCTGTTCTTTAACATTCTGGCCATTTTTAGAATGATGCCTTTTAAGGATTAGAATCTGTTAATTCATCTTTGTAAAGCTCTTCACTAAACATTAAATCCAAAAAGAGAAACTTAAGTGGAAAATTCTTCAGTTCTGGGACAGCCTTCCTTGGGGAAAGGATGGAATTGACTAATAAATTGGGTTTTAAAATGTTATATTTATGAAGCTTGAATAGAGTGCTACTGTCCCACAGGTGttaaccaacaaaaaaaaccccaacccccaaacaacaccCCAACTCTCCAAAATTTCCTTCAGTGTCactggagcagccctgaaggaaacgTGTGGCATGTTTGTGGAGGCCACTGACACAGTTTGCTGACTCATATCGCTCTCTTCAGGTTCCAAAGCCTTTACCACTCTACACCTtggtaaaaaggaaaaactgctgAAGTAGGTTAGTctggccagcccctcctgcagtgTCTTCTTATTGGACCTTTGTCAGAGCTGGTGGTGACTAATGCCTCTGCTAGAAAACTCAAATATTTATGTTCAGTGAGACTTTAGTCACAAAAAGATACTCTCTAGATCGAGACAGAGGTGTACAAGAAAGAGCTTTAGGAAGATGTTTACAAGAGCTTTAGGAAGatgtttgcagtgctgctgcagtagTTGAATAGAAGATTCTTAGGTGTTAGCTTGCCAATCCTGTTCTCCTGTGAGTGTTGTTTTGTAACATACAGCTTGAAAAGTGCAAATGGAGGAGATGAATTCCTGCATTGCTGTTTGTGTTGGAATGGACTTTGTAATCAAAAGCACAGCAACTGCAAAACTTACTGTTTCAAAATAAAGGGTATTTCACTTTATTAACTTGCACTACaacacattgttggctcataaAGAAGAgtctgtttctcttctgtttgaAGTTAACTGCTAGCTGTTCATAGGAGTGCTAAATATTTTCCCCTGCCATGAACAGAATTGAAACCAGGCTTACATTCCAGCTCAGGTTCCAGAAAATGATTtatttatctctctctctttacagACATAATGAAGCTTACACATGGACAAATCCAACCTGTTGTGTACATAATGTAATTATTGGTAAACTGTGGTTAGAGCAATATGGAACAGTAGAAATTGTAAATCACAGGTAATGGTAATCATGATACTGAGGGTTGGCTTTAGGCACTGCTGGGTGGTCACTCTTGTTACAAAGCAGATTTTTTGCCAGATGCATAGGAAGCTTTGTTTTGTGGGTCCCAAGTCTTGGGGTCTTAGtctctttgcctttttatttttttctccctgacaAATGTGAACTATTCATTAGCCTGGGCTTGGTGGTATAACAATATTAATGAAAAGGCAGAGGGCTTGTGGGATACAAAAATTTGACATTTATGAGTTACCCATTCAAATTCAGTCCTATTGACAgagaacagaaattaaattttacTCCATAACCATTAAATGGAATAATTGTTGGAGGTCTGCAGTGGACCTCCATCGACTGTGATTTGACATGCTTTTTAGTTTTGATAATAGAGAATGCCTTAAATTAAGGgtacagcacagaaaaatgaCTGCAGAATAGGATAATGTGAACTTAGGTGCATGTCAGTTGCACCTGCTATAAGTTACATAAAAGCTTTTTGTCTACCCTGAAATAAATTGCCTGCTATAATGCTGAGGGAGAGAATTTTCTGAACACTATTACTTCTGCAAATGTTTTCCTGTCAGTAAACGGGAGCTTTaatccagcagagctgctgttttgATACTTCTCACAGCATCAGATCTACAATCCTGTCTTCTCTATTGGCACAAAAAGACTCAGGATGGTCTCTGTATGCTTTGTGCTTGACATAGACCCTTGGCTTGATACCTCACTGGCAGAGATTATTTACATGTGTGTATGTATCTCACAAGGAAGATGCTGAAAAATAATGTTGCTCTGTGTTTGTAGAATGTTTAGTTCTAAATTGCATATCAAAAATTCTGAGGTAAGACTTGAAAGCACTTGCCTAGATTTTGCTGTGTAGGTCCTTTGTAACACTTATTTCAGAAGAGTGGTTGTGTTTTGAGTTGGCTTTCACAAGCTGCTATCTTCCTGTGcatgttgagggttttttttagatCTTTTTGTGGAATTTTGAAACTTGTGTTCCTTTTTTAAGGCAGTAAAccataattaaagaaaaataatgatataaATAACTACCCCTTAGCTAACTGTAGCTATATTGAAAAAGCTAAATAAGGTTAAAAAGTAAACtgaatttaaatttatttaggGCTTTGCTGCTTTAAGCATGTATTTCTTTCCTCTACAGTACTGGAGATAAATGTGTTCTTAATTTTAAACCATGTGGActgtttggaaaagagcttCACAGAGTAGAGGGCCACATTCAGGACAAAAAGTAAGTGATAAAAGCCTCTTTGCCTCTCTGTTTCTTAGCACTGTGGCATTGCTTTAGAGCTGGCATAATGACCAAAACTGATGTGACTGCAAAGTTGCTAGCAATACAGACTGCTAGCAACAGAACCCACTGTTCTCTGTGTTAGTATTCCTGGTTCTGGGATAACCATTTTAAGCATTAttagaaaaaaacctctctctAGTCTTTGGAAATAAAGGTATCCAGGGAGAATGCAGAATAACCACAACTGATTCCACTGCTGCAATTTTGCAGCTTCAGTTTAAGATAACGAGAGTATAATTATTAGAGCTTTTTAAAATCAAACCTAAACCTGTTTTGTGACTCTGAGCCTCTTTCTTGTGAATAAACTGTTGGCTTTATTGGACCCACACTCATTTCAACAGTGGCCAAAACATGTGACTGAGTCATGAGGATTTGTTCTGCAGGACTGAATGCCAGAAAAGCTGAATCCTTTTCTTTGCATTATTGGTTATCTGACTTTTAAGAAATCTGCAAAGAAACATAAAATACAGCCAAGTAGGAAGCTGGGTGTTTAATATAGATCAGAATCTGCATGATGTGGCTTAGAAAGCATTGCATAGAAGCAACAGCTAagtctcttttgctttttctgcagcaggaagaagctGTGTGTGATCTATGGCAAATGGACAGAATGTTTGTGGTGCACTGATCCCACCACATATGAGACTTacaaaaagaatgaaaggagAGGTGGTGagcaaaagaaatcaaagcagGTAAGGTGAATGATTCTTTAGGGAGGAAAGAGACTGAAAAGTGAGAAATAGTGACAACAAAAGGGTCTGGAAGCATGCAGGGTTTTTTCATCACTTGTGAGCAGTGTTGTGTAAGCTGCTGCCAAAGTTTCAGTGTTGTATGCAGAATGCAAAAtgttgtgtggtgcagcagatggTTGTTGAGTCTCTTGATATCAAAAGAGTCTTGCAGACATGGTTTGCTCAATGAAAATTAAAAGTTACATTAATCATTCTTAACTTTAAGAGgctcaaacttttttttaaagaagtattCACATCAGAAAGATctagagccagcagcaggcctTGCTTTTGGCTCTGGATTCTGTCATGCTACAGCCTTGTagtttggcttctttttttttaaataataaggTTCTGTTCATCTTAGGAAAATcaactctttctttccttccttcctgttgAATCTATATTTAGACGGGGAACTGTCTAACAGTAAACCAGATGTTGACATGGAAAGTAGCCTAAAAgagtccttaaaaaaaaaaaagaacactcaAATCAAGTGACTCTTAACCACATGGAGCTGTTTTCTAGTGTATAAAACAGGCCCTGTTCAACTTAACAGGGTATGTTTGAGTACAATCAGTGAGTCATGTCACAGGGGacagaaaggaaatagaaaaggGATAGTAATGAGGGGAGTGAGGAAAACTGTGTTACTATCACCCTAGGGTGTCATTGCCTCAAACTTCCCTTCTGGTTGTTGTGGTTTTAAATGGTTTCTCGTGGTGAAATCATCTGAAATTCCACCATGTAGATGTCTCGTGTCCTGCAACAGCCAGATTCTGAGAGCAGCCTGTTGAAGAATACTGAGTTTAATTTTATGTGTGTTAGAGCAGTGCATCTGGTAACAAAAGAGCTTGGAAGGAAAGGCTGTGTTTAGAAACTTGAGTACAGAGGCTCTGTAGTGAGAAAATTGGCAGTGATAATAGTTACTAGAATCTAGGTTCAGGAAATCAGACTGAAACAAGGCTGTATCTGTCTTTTAATCTTGCATCCAAATCTTTTGCAGGTGATGAAGCAGTGCCCCAAAGCAGGCATGCTCTGTTAATCTTTCTTAGGCCAGTATGGGAACTGGTTTAAATTGAAATCTTGGCTCATTTCAACTTGAAGAGATAGGAGTCATGTTAGGTGAAATTAAACTACAGGGTGGGATAGAAGGGAAGCTAGAGACAAGAATTCTTGAAAGATGTTAATTTACTACTACGTTTTTTTAAACGGACATTCAAGCTGTACATAGGTGGGGGGGAAACTATTCAGAGATATCAGGAGCAAGACATTCAGGTGACAACTAGAGGAACAGTGTACAAAGTGAGGTAAAAGAAACATGAGGATGAGGTAGGAGTACAGGAGAGTGTGTAGAGTCTCTAATTTGATCAGATTTGTCAACAGTCAGTGTAGAACTCTAGATGAAACTGTCCAGTTCCCCTTTGTTCCCCTTCCAAATGCTATCTCTGTTTCAGAGTGAAGATGTTATTAAATCTGAAAATGAAGAAGCTGATGATATGCCAGAGGTTCAAGACACAGTGCAGTTCATACCAGGCAGTAAATTGCTTTGGAGAATAAATTGTAGGCCACCAAACTCATCACAGGTAACTGTTTCAATCAGTCTGTGTGTTGCTATTGGTGGTGACATCTTCAGGAACAGGAGTAATGCTTGAGGGAAACCCTGCTGAAGTGTCTGTCCTTAGGATGCCTGTTGACAGGTGCTGGCAGTTCTTGCTGCAGCAGTAAAATTAGACTACAGCAAGCTGCCTCCTTTGTTTCTATGCTGAAAGCATCACTGCTGTGTTGGTAGAAAGGTTGAATGCTCTGACATCAGCTGTTTCAGTATGAGTCTGATATCTTAGGTTAAACTGTCTGTAAGACCTTTACACTTATAAATTATGGATACACCTTCCCTTCTGCTGAGCCTGCTGTTAGAGACAGGCTTCCAAAAAATACAGTCACTAGGCAGCTGGATATCGACTTCAATAGTTTCAACAAGAGGTTGTTTTGGTCTTGTAGGtgtgggtggttttgtttggttggctggttttgggtggttttgttttcataaaaatAATGATGCTAAACATCAGATGTGGGGGAAAAATCTGTCTTGATCCTCTGAAGCAAAGACTGCTTAATAAAGTGAAAGCTGTAATTTTCATTCCCTTCTGCCCTTCTTTACCTCTCCTCTCCAGCAAAAATAACTAGTTTTGTATGAACCTAGCCTTGCTTTCAGAGTAGTCAGTGGGAGAAGGTTTGACTCAGTAATTTCTTTTGGAAGTTCTGTTGTATCCATTCAGTGTAGGGAACCCAAAATAACTCATATGTTATCTTTAACTTGCTTTTAAGATGTACaatttcaccagctttgctgtgagTCTGAACGAGCTAGAAAAGGGCATGGAAGCAATATTAGCTCCCACTGACTGTCGGCTACGTCCAGATATCAGAAATATGGAGAATGGAAACATGGGTATGTGTTTGCTGGTGGAAATACTTTTCCCCATGATTGAGTTTTGAGAGGGATGGCTGAAGGAGGTTGGTTGATACTGACACATTGTCTTTGGTTTCTCATTCCCAGAGCAGCATTCTTTTTCATCCTGTGTTAATGAACATGCTTTTGAACACTGTGCAATGTCTGTTTTCTCCCAGAAAAGTCTGGGAAAGCAGATGTGTCCAAGGTGGATCCCAAGACTCCCCTTGCCCTGTTATGGTATATTTGCATGTTTGTTATCTGGGGGAGCTGGCAGACACACTCTTGCTCTGGAGTTTGTCTGGAAAGAATGTGGGGAACAGACATGCTGTGTTGCTCTGGCATTTGTCAGAAAAAACACATGGCTAGCTAGTGAAAAGAAATCACTCTCTGTGTTATGCCTAATCAAAGTTCTTCCCTACTGTCCTGGTGCAGTGTTTCTGTCAGATAAAACAGCAACATTTCTTTTCTGACTCGGTGTTTGTTAGGACCATCTCTTCTGAAATGATGGGcaacaaaaaaactaaacctGAGATTTTCACTCTTCAGTGAGATTGTCTACAGCaagtgttttcttctgcttaaaTGAACTGTATTTCATGTCTCTGCAGATCTGTCTGTGTTTTTGGTGTTTCTATTTTGCCAAGTAACCAGTTTCTCTTGAATTGCTTGCTAGATGTGGCtagcaaagaaaaggagagactagaagagaaacagagagcgGCTCGCAAGGAGCGTGCAAGAGACGAAGTGGAGTGGCACACACGGTAAGGAGGAAGGAAGTTGGGTATTTGTTTAATGCTTGGTTTGGTCTATTGCCTGAAAGGTTTTACTTCAAGACAGCCTGTTTGATTTCCTGCATGACAGCACAATCTCTAGTGTCTCTTAAAGCTCTGGCTGGGTCAACACTTAAATAATTTAGCTGGAAGCCAAAATTGCTGATAACTTTTTGTCCTGCAGAAATTATCTTATAATAAACGCTGAAAGCGCTCAGAATTGACTCTGGTGGTAATGCTGGATATTTGgggatttgttttttaaaatctacAGAGATGATAATTGTGTTAATACGAATAACATGTTAAATCTCAACTCTCCTTTAACCAGTTTCTGTCCAGCTTTTGGCAGTTCAGTAGGACATTGTTGCCCTTTAGGGCCCTTTATTTTCATACTGAGGACACCTTGGCTTGGATATCAGAAATGGCTTTTGTGGTTGTATATTGAAGTGACTTACCGGTCACAGATTGC from Indicator indicator isolate 239-I01 chromosome 24, UM_Iind_1.1, whole genome shotgun sequence includes these protein-coding regions:
- the OSBPL2 gene encoding oxysterol-binding protein-related protein 2 isoform X3, with product MPIVFNEPLSFLQRITEYMEHIYLINKACSQTDPLERMQAVAAFAVSAVASQWERTGKPFNPLLGETYELTREDLGFRFISEQVSHHPPISAFYSEGLNKDFIFHGSIYPKLKFWGKSIEAEPRGTITLELLKHNEAYTWTNPTCCVHNVIIGKLWLEQYGTVEIVNHSTGDKCVLNFKPCGLFGKELHRVEGHIQDKNRKKLCVIYGKWTECLWCTDPTTYETYKKNERRGGEQKKSKQVSEDVIKSENEEADDMPEVQDTVQFIPGSKLLWRINCRPPNSSQMYNFTSFAVSLNELEKGMEAILAPTDCRLRPDIRNMENGNMDVASKEKERLEEKQRAARKERARDEVEWHTRWFHQGTNPYTGTSDWLYSGGYFDRDFSDCPDIY